One Primulina tabacum isolate GXHZ01 chromosome 10, ASM2559414v2, whole genome shotgun sequence DNA segment encodes these proteins:
- the LOC142504897 gene encoding uncharacterized protein LOC142504897, which translates to MTSRNPLSIILDQNKLTGPNYNDWFRNLKIVLSSEKILYVLDKKPPKEAASDISETELAKLEKWWDHDLQAKSYMLASMSNELQRRFDEAVNAADIHFHLKELYGVQTRSERHATVKELMTTRLRDGTSVHEHGVRMIGLVEKLVGLDVVIPGDGKKQET; encoded by the exons ATGACGTCACGCAATCCACTTTCTATCATCCTCGATCAAAACAAGTTGACTGGCCCTAACTATAATGACtggtttcgaaatttaaaaattgttctGAGCTCGGAAAAGATTCTGTATGTGCTTGATAAGAAGCCACCGAAGGAGGCAGCTTCGGACATCAGTGAGACTGAACTAGCTAAGCTTGAGAAATGGTGGgaccatgatctccaagctaaaaGCTATATGTTGGCTTCTATGTCGAATGAACTGCAGAGGCGGTTCGATGAGGctgtgaatgctgctgacattcacttTCATCTGAAAGAGTTGTATGGAGTACAGACTCGCTCAGAGAGACATGCTACTGTGAAagaactcatgactacacgTCTGCGAGATGGGACTTctgtccatgagcatggtgttaggatgattgggctcgttgAGAAATTGGTGGGGCTCGACGTGGTTATTCCTG gtgatggcaaGAAGCAGGAGACTTAG